From the genome of Myripristis murdjan chromosome 22, fMyrMur1.1, whole genome shotgun sequence, one region includes:
- the tmx1 gene encoding thioredoxin-related transmembrane protein 1: MACSQGSRTSDTLFSLPWKTQQHTGIFCLVLAICLTWQPASAKPNSLKEITDGNWEEILSGEWMIEFFAPWCPACQQLQPVWNEFAEWGEDMGVNIAKVDVTEQPGLSGRFIITSLPTIYHCKDGVFRKYQGARTKDDFLSFVDEQKWQAIEPVSSWFGPSSFLMNSMSALFKLSMFIRRCHNYMTEQLGIPVWGSYVIFGLATLFSGLALGLILVFIADFVFPSRRFSSSEYYQKKQTMDQARLIQQQEEEHEADAEEEEDEEEEEEDGEQDEVWRRRRRGSPEGRPEPKGHGYPDEALRKRVVGNREDEEDT; this comes from the exons ATGGCGTGCTCGCAGGGCAGCAGGACCAGCGACACACTGTTTTCCTTACCgtggaaaacacaacagcacacgGGGATTTTCTGTCTCGTCCTGGCGATATGTTTGACGTGGCAGCCCGCCTCAGCCAAGCCGAACAGCTTGAAGGAAATCACCGACGGCAACTGGGAGGAAATCCTGAGCGGAGAATGGATGATTGAATT CTTTGCACCCTGGTGTCCAGCATGCCAGCAGCTCCAGCCTGTGTGGAATGAGTTTGCGGAATGGGGGGAGGACATGGGGGTCAACATAGCCAAGGTGGACGTGACAGAGCAGCCGG GTTTGAGCGGTCGATTCATCATCACCTCTCTGCCAACCATTTACCA ttgCAAGGATGGTGTGTTCCGAAAATACCAAGGGGCTCGCACTAAAGACGACTTCCTGAGTTTCGTCGATGAGCAGAAGTGGCAGGCGATAGAGCCTGTTTCCTCTTGGTTCGGGCCATCGTCCTTTTT AATGAATTCAATGTCTGCTTTGTTCAAGCTCTCCATGTTTATCCGG CGTTGTCACAACTACATGACAGAGCAGCTGGGCATTCCTGTTTGGGGATCATATGTTATCTTTGGCCTGGCCACCCTTTTCTCCGGCCTTGCATTGGGACTG ATATTGGTGTTCATTGCAGATTTTGTCTTCCCCTCACGCCGATTTTCTTCCTCAGAGTACTATCAGA agaaacagacGATGGACCAAGCAAGGTTAAtccagcagcaggaagaggagcacGAGGCCGATgccgaggaagaggaagacgaagaggaggaggaggaggatggggagcAGGAcgaggtgtggaggaggaggaggagagggtccCCCGAGGGCCGCCCGGAGCCCAAGGGACACGGTTACCCAGACGAAGCTCTGAGGAAGAGGGTGGTGGGCAACCGCGAGGACGAGGAGGACACCTAG